A section of the Anabaena cylindrica PCC 7122 genome encodes:
- a CDS encoding DUF29 family protein: protein MEEILELRQLLEQGKISEALLLVDELEEMSLSDKINKIDSYGVILLIHLIKQKAEKRSTRSWEISIENAVREINKINKRRKSGGVYLNQTELMEIFQQGYQVALKRAALEAFEGRYETEELAAMVVKQEILTQALELIKVG, encoded by the coding sequence ATGGAAGAAATACTAGAACTGAGACAACTCCTAGAACAGGGTAAAATTTCTGAAGCTTTACTATTGGTGGATGAATTGGAAGAAATGAGCCTAAGTGATAAAATCAATAAAATTGATAGTTATGGCGTAATTCTACTCATCCATTTAATCAAACAAAAAGCTGAAAAACGTTCTACCCGTTCTTGGGAAATATCTATTGAAAATGCAGTACGGGAAATCAATAAAATTAACAAGCGCCGCAAATCTGGTGGTGTTTACTTGAATCAAACAGAATTAATGGAAATTTTCCAACAAGGATATCAAGTAGCACTAAAAAGAGCGGCGCTAGAAGCTTTTGAAGGACGTTATGAAACTGAAGAATTAGCAGCTATGGTTGTTAAACAAGAAATTTTAACTCAGGCGCTGGAATTGATAAAGGTGGGTTAG
- the surE gene encoding 5'/3'-nucleotidase SurE, whose product MKLLISNDDGVSALGIRTLADCLAQAGHDVTVVCPDRERSATGHGLTLHQPIRAEIVESVFHPAIKAWACDGTPSDCVKLALWALLDSPPDLVLSGINQGANLGTEILYSGTVSAAMEGMIEGIPSIALSLTSHTHRDFHPAANFAKLLVEQIAAAPLPDLMLLNVNIPPIAWEEIAGVTLTRQGVRRYVDVFDKRVDPRGKTYYWLTGEVLEDVEPPAGLNLSPDIPIDVNVVRNNYISITPLQYNLTYANGLDKLSTWEFKFP is encoded by the coding sequence ATGAAATTATTAATTAGCAACGATGACGGTGTTTCCGCTTTGGGTATACGCACCTTAGCCGACTGTCTGGCACAAGCTGGTCATGACGTTACCGTAGTTTGTCCAGATAGAGAGCGATCAGCAACAGGACACGGATTAACCTTACATCAACCAATTCGTGCCGAAATAGTTGAATCTGTTTTTCATCCCGCCATCAAAGCTTGGGCTTGTGATGGGACACCTTCTGATTGTGTAAAATTAGCATTGTGGGCTTTGCTAGATTCTCCTCCTGACTTGGTGTTATCTGGAATTAACCAAGGTGCCAATTTAGGAACCGAAATTCTGTATTCAGGTACTGTTTCAGCGGCGATGGAAGGTATGATAGAAGGCATTCCTAGTATTGCGCTGAGTCTTACCAGTCATACCCACAGAGACTTTCACCCAGCTGCCAACTTTGCCAAACTCTTAGTTGAGCAGATAGCAGCAGCACCTTTGCCAGACTTAATGTTACTTAACGTCAATATTCCTCCCATAGCCTGGGAAGAAATTGCTGGTGTCACTCTCACTCGTCAGGGAGTACGTCGCTATGTTGATGTTTTCGACAAACGAGTTGATCCGCGTGGCAAAACTTATTACTGGTTAACTGGTGAGGTTTTAGAGGATGTCGAACCACCTGCTGGGTTAAATTTATCCCCAGATATTCCCATTGATGTCAATGTTGTCCGTAATAACTACATCAGTATTACTCCATTGCAATACAATCTTACCTATGCTAATGGACTGGATAAACTATCTACATGGGAGTTTAAATTTCCGTAA
- a CDS encoding AAA family ATPase: MKIQQLELQNFRCFEHKIFEFSDQFNVIIGDNGTGKTAFCDAIGLIIAVFIYRLAEIRENTFQDKSRIQDSDIRQVRNQKIEWKLPVGLFCKSIINDVQLQWSTTRINSRINSINQSLNILQFADYLREKVNNSQNINLPLVAYYGTGRLWWKSQNNQALEDNQALEDMRNSPTRQSRFWGYTECLDRRSNLILDWFKFEIRFGEGSVTTHPAILNALSVCQIDNWIEIKYDDREDNLVVRSLDGNSQIFNKLSDGVKNMVAMVADIAYRAAVLNPHLESEAARLTPGIVLIDELDLHLHPKWQRRVVEDLKRTFPNIQFFATTHSEHIIQSLRDGELIDLNNPDLIPADEYENKNIEYITENVMHVPHPYRNERYERMMKTAERYYQMLENANNSSPEELEKLKMELDELIEPYSDDVAYHAFLKMERLARGL; this comes from the coding sequence ATGAAAATACAACAGCTTGAACTTCAGAATTTTCGATGCTTTGAACATAAAATTTTTGAGTTCTCCGATCAATTTAACGTTATTATCGGTGATAATGGTACTGGTAAAACTGCATTTTGTGACGCGATAGGATTGATAATTGCAGTATTTATATATCGTCTTGCTGAGATTAGAGAAAATACATTTCAAGATAAAAGTCGAATCCAAGATTCAGATATTAGACAAGTTAGAAATCAGAAAATTGAATGGAAACTACCTGTTGGATTATTTTGTAAATCTATAATTAACGATGTTCAACTTCAATGGTCAACTACTCGTATAAATTCTAGAATAAATTCTATAAACCAATCTCTAAATATTCTCCAATTTGCAGATTATCTAAGAGAAAAAGTGAACAATTCTCAAAACATCAACCTTCCTTTAGTAGCATATTATGGAACAGGTAGGCTTTGGTGGAAGAGCCAGAATAATCAAGCGTTAGAGGATAATCAAGCGTTAGAGGATATGAGAAATTCACCAACAAGACAATCTCGTTTTTGGGGATACACAGAGTGTCTTGATCGTAGATCAAATTTAATTCTTGATTGGTTTAAATTTGAAATTCGCTTCGGAGAAGGATCTGTAACAACTCATCCAGCAATTTTAAATGCTCTATCTGTTTGTCAAATAGATAATTGGATTGAGATAAAATACGATGATCGTGAAGATAATTTAGTTGTGAGATCCCTGGATGGAAACTCCCAAATTTTTAATAAACTCAGCGATGGTGTAAAAAATATGGTTGCCATGGTTGCCGATATTGCTTATCGTGCAGCAGTCCTCAATCCTCATCTTGAATCTGAAGCTGCGCGACTTACACCAGGTATTGTACTGATTGATGAACTTGATTTACACCTTCATCCCAAATGGCAACGTCGAGTAGTCGAAGATTTAAAAAGAACATTTCCTAACATTCAATTTTTTGCAACTACCCATTCTGAACATATCATCCAATCTTTAAGAGACGGAGAACTTATTGATCTCAATAATCCAGATTTAATACCAGCAGATGAATATGAAAACAAAAATATAGAATACATAACAGAAAATGTTATGCACGTTCCTCATCCATATAGAAATGAACGATACGAAAGGATGATGAAAACAGCAGAAAGATACTATCAAATGTTAGAAAATGCTAATAATTCATCACCAGAAGAATTGGAAAAATTAAAAATGGAACTGGATGAATTAATAGAACCATATAGTGATGATGTTGCCTATCATGCTTTTTTAAAAATGGAACGTCTTGCTAGAGGATTATAA
- a CDS encoding AAA family ATPase, with amino-acid sequence MREKIDALTQNLARTIVGKNEAIHLVIIALLSGGHALLEDVPGVGKTLLAKSLARSVDGKFQRLQCTPDLLPTDITGTNIWNPKSGEFSFLPGPIFANVLLADEINRATPRTQSALLEVMEENQVTVDGVSRAVPQPFFVIATQNPIEYQGTFPLPEAQMDRFMLSLSLGYPSESDELGMLQNLQNGIQVADLQPCITLDEIAQLRQLCSQVKVEISLQQYILELVRATREDEEITLGVSPRGTVALQKASQARAFMLGRDYAIPDDVKFLAPYVMSHRLIPRGGRNSRTIVDRLLRTVSIP; translated from the coding sequence ATGAGAGAAAAAATTGACGCTTTAACACAAAATCTGGCTCGTACCATCGTTGGTAAAAATGAAGCAATACATTTAGTGATAATTGCTTTGTTGAGTGGTGGTCATGCCTTGCTAGAAGATGTTCCTGGGGTTGGTAAAACCCTACTCGCCAAATCTTTAGCTCGGTCTGTAGATGGTAAATTTCAAAGGTTACAGTGTACCCCCGATTTGTTACCAACTGACATCACTGGCACTAATATTTGGAATCCTAAAAGCGGCGAATTTAGTTTTCTCCCTGGGCCAATATTTGCCAATGTGCTGTTAGCTGACGAAATTAACCGTGCTACCCCCCGCACCCAGTCAGCATTGCTGGAAGTGATGGAAGAAAATCAGGTAACAGTTGATGGTGTCTCCCGTGCAGTTCCTCAGCCCTTCTTTGTCATTGCTACCCAGAACCCCATTGAGTACCAAGGTACTTTTCCTTTGCCCGAAGCACAAATGGATCGGTTTATGTTGTCCTTAAGCTTGGGATATCCTTCTGAGTCAGACGAATTGGGAATGTTGCAAAACCTGCAAAATGGGATTCAGGTAGCTGATTTGCAGCCTTGTATCACCTTGGACGAAATAGCTCAGTTACGGCAACTTTGTTCGCAAGTAAAAGTAGAAATATCTTTGCAGCAATATATTTTAGAATTAGTGCGAGCAACTAGAGAGGATGAAGAAATCACTCTTGGTGTTAGTCCTCGTGGGACTGTGGCATTACAAAAAGCCAGTCAAGCACGAGCTTTTATGTTAGGGCGAGATTATGCTATTCCCGATGATGTGAAGTTTCTTGCACCTTACGTTATGTCTCATCGCCTGATTCCTAGAGGTGGCAGGAATTCTAGGACTATAGTAGATCGTTTATTGCGAACTGTGTCGATTCCTTAG
- the pheS gene encoding phenylalanine--tRNA ligase subunit alpha, whose translation MTSNLEEQLLALRQEGESAIASADTLERLEELRVNYLGKKGQLGALLRSMGQMSAEERPKIGAIANTVKEAIQNSLDQQRTALESAQIQAQLEAETLDVTMPGIYRPQGRIHPLNGIIDQALDIFVGMGYTVAQGSEMETDYYNFEALNTPPDHPARDMQDTFYLPDGNLLRTHTSSVQIRYMEKEEPPFRIVAPGRVYRRDDVDATHSAVFHQIELLAIDEGMTFTDLKGTVKMFLQAMFGDLPIRFRASYFPFTEPSAEVDLQWNGRWLEVMGCGMVDPNVLKSVGYDPEVYSGFAAGFGVERFAMVLHQIDDIRRLYNSDLRFLQQF comes from the coding sequence ATGACTAGCAATTTAGAGGAACAACTTTTAGCATTGCGACAAGAGGGAGAAAGTGCGATCGCATCTGCTGATACCCTGGAACGCCTAGAGGAACTTAGAGTTAACTATTTGGGCAAAAAAGGTCAATTGGGGGCGCTGTTACGCAGTATGGGACAGATGAGTGCAGAGGAACGTCCCAAAATTGGTGCGATCGCTAATACAGTGAAAGAAGCCATTCAAAACAGTCTCGACCAGCAACGCACTGCTTTAGAATCTGCTCAAATTCAGGCACAGCTAGAGGCTGAAACTTTAGATGTAACAATGCCCGGTATTTACCGCCCCCAAGGTCGCATACATCCCCTCAACGGCATCATTGATCAGGCGCTGGATATCTTCGTCGGTATGGGTTACACCGTCGCCCAAGGGTCAGAGATGGAAACAGATTACTACAATTTTGAAGCCCTGAATACCCCTCCTGACCATCCAGCCCGTGATATGCAGGATACTTTCTACTTGCCAGATGGTAATTTACTGCGGACTCATACCTCATCGGTGCAAATTCGCTACATGGAAAAAGAAGAACCACCGTTTCGGATTGTGGCCCCAGGACGAGTTTACCGAAGAGATGATGTAGATGCGACCCACTCCGCAGTTTTCCATCAAATTGAACTTTTAGCGATCGATGAAGGAATGACTTTTACAGACCTCAAAGGCACTGTAAAGATGTTTTTGCAAGCAATGTTTGGCGATTTACCAATTCGCTTCCGGGCTAGTTATTTCCCCTTTACCGAACCTTCTGCTGAGGTAGATTTACAGTGGAATGGCCGCTGGTTAGAGGTCATGGGTTGCGGAATGGTTGACCCAAATGTACTGAAATCAGTGGGTTATGACCCAGAAGTTTATAGTGGTTTTGCCGCCGGTTTTGGTGTAGAACGTTTTGCGATGGTGTTACATCAAATTGATGATATTCGCCGTTTGTATAATAGCGACTTACGCTTTTTGCAGCAGTTTTAA
- a CDS encoding MBL fold metallo-hydrolase gives MSRIENQFTVQFWGVRGSIPCPGSNTVRYGGNTPCVAMQVGGKNLVFDCGTGVHVLGQSLLPQMPVEGHIFFTHSHWDHMQGFPFFTPAFIKGNKFHIYGAIAPDGSTIEQRLNDQMLHPNFPVPLQIMQANLEFHNIKAGKPIYIDDIIIETAPLNHPGEAVGYRVNWRGGAAVYITDTEHFPDKLDENILWLSRDADILIYDSTYTDEEYYSPKSPKIGWGHSTWQEAVKIAQAANVKTLVIYHHDPAHNDDFLDNIGKQAFEKFPGAIMAKEGLVLPIPVLDPVSESLPLSK, from the coding sequence ATGTCTAGGATAGAGAATCAATTTACAGTTCAATTTTGGGGCGTTAGGGGCAGCATCCCCTGTCCAGGTTCAAATACCGTCCGTTATGGTGGTAATACTCCTTGCGTTGCAATGCAAGTGGGTGGTAAAAACTTAGTTTTTGATTGTGGTACGGGAGTACACGTTTTGGGACAATCTTTATTGCCCCAAATGCCAGTAGAAGGTCATATATTCTTCACCCACTCCCATTGGGATCATATGCAGGGGTTTCCTTTCTTTACCCCAGCCTTTATCAAAGGTAATAAGTTTCATATCTATGGAGCGATCGCACCCGATGGGTCAACCATTGAGCAACGGCTCAATGATCAAATGCTTCATCCCAACTTCCCCGTTCCATTGCAGATTATGCAGGCTAATCTGGAATTTCACAACATTAAAGCCGGCAAACCAATCTACATCGACGACATTATCATAGAAACTGCACCGTTAAACCATCCCGGTGAAGCCGTAGGATATAGAGTGAACTGGCGAGGTGGAGCCGCTGTTTACATCACAGATACAGAGCATTTTCCTGACAAATTAGATGAAAATATTCTCTGGCTATCACGGGATGCCGATATTTTAATTTACGATTCCACCTACACTGACGAAGAATACTATTCTCCAAAATCACCAAAAATTGGCTGGGGACACTCCACTTGGCAAGAAGCAGTCAAAATAGCACAAGCGGCCAACGTCAAAACCCTAGTTATTTACCACCATGATCCAGCCCACAACGATGATTTTTTAGATAATATAGGCAAACAAGCATTTGAAAAATTTCCTGGTGCAATCATGGCAAAGGAAGGATTAGTACTACCAATTCCTGTTTTAGATCCTGTATCAGAATCCTTACCTCTGAGCAAGTAA
- a CDS encoding RecQ family ATP-dependent DNA helicase, translated as MNHPTTSLTEIRTALKQIWGYEDFRPPQGEIVKNLLSQKDALIIMPTGGGKSICFQLPALLKTGLTLVVSPLVALMENQVEELKQQNQKAALLHSELSTSQRRTTLQALEKQQLRLLYLSPETLLSPPVWEKLSHPQLQINGIILDEAHCLVQWGDTFRPAYRRLGAVRPALLKSKPPGTKISLAAFTATADPSAQKIISTVLQLQQPDNYRLNPYRNNLHLSVKIAWTPKGRKQQLLKFIQNRPNQAGLIYVRTRRDSENLAQWLTEIGYKTASYHAGLGATERRAVEASWLGGKIPFVVCTCAFGMGINKSDVRWVIHFHAPHLLSEYVQEIGRGGRDGKPAEALTLISEPTGFLDADDKQRQQFFQEQMLKQQQKAQQLAKKLPQQGEVTAVTRQFPDGAMALSLLHSSGQLQWLDPFHYTISVKSGSQPQMQLQAAKQMSEYLNTKKCRWQFLLNAFGFSKEAENWRCGHCDNCKHQ; from the coding sequence ATGAATCACCCCACCACATCATTAACCGAAATCCGCACCGCATTAAAACAAATCTGGGGTTATGAAGATTTTCGTCCTCCACAGGGAGAAATTGTCAAGAATTTATTATCACAAAAAGATGCTTTAATAATTATGCCTACAGGAGGCGGAAAGTCAATTTGCTTTCAACTTCCCGCATTATTAAAAACAGGATTAACTTTAGTAGTTTCTCCCTTGGTAGCACTAATGGAAAACCAAGTAGAAGAACTCAAACAGCAAAATCAAAAAGCTGCACTTTTACATAGTGAATTATCTACATCCCAACGTCGTACAACTTTGCAAGCTTTAGAAAAACAACAATTAAGATTATTATATTTATCACCAGAAACTTTATTGAGTCCCCCGGTTTGGGAAAAATTATCTCATCCCCAATTACAAATTAATGGAATTATCCTTGATGAAGCTCATTGTTTAGTACAATGGGGTGATACTTTTCGTCCAGCTTATCGACGTTTAGGTGCAGTCCGTCCAGCGTTATTAAAATCAAAACCACCAGGAACTAAAATTAGTTTAGCAGCTTTTACTGCAACTGCTGATCCTTCAGCCCAAAAGATTATTTCTACAGTTTTACAATTACAACAACCTGATAATTATAGACTTAATCCTTATCGGAATAATTTACATCTTAGTGTTAAAATTGCTTGGACACCAAAGGGAAGAAAACAACAATTATTAAAGTTTATTCAAAATCGACCAAATCAGGCTGGTTTAATTTATGTCCGCACTCGGAGAGATAGCGAGAATTTAGCCCAGTGGTTAACAGAAATAGGATATAAAACTGCTAGTTATCACGCAGGATTAGGTGCAACAGAAAGACGTGCCGTAGAAGCAAGTTGGTTAGGTGGAAAAATACCATTTGTGGTGTGTACCTGCGCCTTTGGGATGGGTATTAATAAAAGTGATGTGCGCTGGGTTATTCATTTTCATGCACCACATTTATTATCTGAATATGTGCAAGAAATAGGACGTGGAGGTAGAGATGGAAAACCAGCAGAAGCGTTAACTTTAATCAGTGAACCGACGGGATTTTTAGATGCTGATGATAAACAAAGACAGCAATTTTTTCAAGAACAAATGTTGAAGCAACAACAAAAAGCCCAACAATTAGCGAAAAAGTTACCACAACAGGGAGAAGTAACTGCTGTAACGCGACAATTTCCTGATGGTGCAATGGCGCTTTCTTTACTGCATAGTAGTGGACAATTACAATGGCTTGATCCTTTTCATTATACGATTTCTGTAAAGTCAGGAAGTCAGCCGCAAATGCAGTTACAAGCTGCGAAACAAATGAGTGAATATCTGAATACTAAAAAGTGTCGTTGGCAGTTTTTGTTAAATGCTTTTGGTTTTAGTAAAGAAGCTGAAAACTGGCGTTGTGGACATTGTGATAATTGTAAACATCAATAA
- a CDS encoding ATP-binding protein — translation MEDLLRLKERIEIALELGESYYREFKSALQGHANDKKPRDLKEICADIAKTLVAFANADGGELFVGIEDNNMVTGLPFTEEKINAILNAPENYVLKDTPLSIKRKNLIDYEGKKVAYFSIDKGATFVHQTSKGECFQRKDRESVPTSADSIRFLREEAISREYDRQFVDLASVRDLDLELVATVAQEITKIKSISPEKFLQYAELAEFDGDRLRLRRAALLLFAKNPTKWHPRLQVRILRINGTEEKPAPDYNINEVAEVTGNIFKLVEDSWEALRPALTETRYSSDGLFKTQVIYPELACREALINAITHRDYSIEGRGIEIRRFDDRLEVLSPGKLLSKYTIEDLKELKGAHETRNTYVARVLREFGYIRELGEGIRRMFALMKSNELVEPEISSPNKSFIVSLFHKFIYTKEEKMWLDNFEHLQLSREQKTIVKLGINGRLISPKEIFENVGILDTDYYRQLVEGLRKIGILVSEVSSDEATRLAKKQNISKKSIARFKIQLPYNVIDTAKVSGSNDTSDYAKIFIGNVDFNADEQDLETLFSQFGEISDVYLPKDRMTGKSRGFAIVEFEQLESAKKALENTNPLFLRNRKLYVQKYKGI, via the coding sequence ATGGAAGACCTTTTAAGACTTAAAGAAAGAATTGAAATCGCCTTAGAATTAGGTGAAAGTTATTATCGTGAATTTAAAAGTGCATTACAAGGTCATGCAAATGACAAAAAGCCCCGTGATTTAAAAGAAATTTGTGCTGATATAGCAAAAACCTTGGTGGCATTTGCCAATGCTGACGGTGGGGAACTTTTTGTGGGTATAGAAGATAATAATATGGTGACAGGCTTGCCTTTTACAGAAGAAAAAATAAACGCTATTTTAAATGCACCTGAAAATTATGTTTTGAAAGATACACCACTATCTATTAAGCGTAAAAATCTTATTGACTATGAAGGAAAAAAAGTAGCTTATTTTTCCATTGATAAAGGTGCTACATTTGTTCATCAAACATCAAAAGGAGAATGTTTTCAACGCAAAGATCGAGAAAGTGTACCAACTTCTGCTGATAGTATTAGATTCTTGAGAGAAGAAGCCATTTCTAGAGAATATGATAGACAATTTGTAGATTTGGCAAGTGTAAGAGACTTAGACTTAGAGTTGGTAGCAACGGTTGCACAAGAAATCACTAAAATTAAATCTATTTCACCGGAAAAGTTCTTACAGTATGCTGAATTAGCAGAATTTGATGGAGATCGTTTAAGGTTAAGACGAGCAGCCTTATTGTTATTTGCAAAAAATCCTACCAAATGGCATCCTCGATTACAAGTAAGAATATTAAGGATAAACGGAACTGAAGAAAAACCTGCTCCTGACTATAACATCAATGAAGTAGCAGAGGTAACGGGTAATATATTTAAACTTGTGGAAGATAGTTGGGAAGCACTGAGACCGGCTTTAACAGAAACACGTTATTCAAGTGATGGACTATTTAAAACACAAGTAATTTATCCCGAACTTGCTTGCAGAGAAGCCTTAATCAATGCAATCACCCACCGAGATTATAGCATTGAAGGTCGTGGAATTGAAATCAGAAGATTTGACGATAGGTTAGAGGTACTTAGTCCAGGAAAATTATTATCTAAATATACTATTGAAGATTTGAAAGAACTCAAAGGCGCACATGAAACCAGAAATACCTATGTCGCTAGAGTTTTAAGAGAGTTTGGCTATATCCGCGAACTTGGTGAAGGCATTAGAAGGATGTTTGCTTTAATGAAAAGCAATGAATTGGTTGAACCAGAAATTTCTTCACCTAATAAATCATTTATTGTCTCACTATTTCATAAATTTATCTATACCAAAGAAGAGAAAATGTGGTTAGATAATTTTGAGCATTTACAACTTTCTAGAGAGCAGAAAACTATAGTTAAGTTGGGAATTAATGGCAGATTAATTTCTCCAAAGGAGATTTTTGAAAATGTGGGTATTTTAGATACTGATTATTATCGTCAATTGGTAGAAGGTTTAAGAAAAATTGGTATTTTGGTTAGCGAGGTTTCATCTGATGAAGCAACAAGACTTGCTAAAAAACAAAATATTTCTAAAAAAAGCATTGCTCGATTTAAAATTCAATTACCTTATAATGTGATAGATACTGCAAAAGTATCTGGAAGTAATGATACTTCAGATTATGCAAAAATATTTATTGGTAATGTTGATTTTAATGCTGATGAGCAGGATTTAGAAACATTATTTAGTCAATTTGGTGAAAT
- a CDS encoding HNH endonuclease, producing MRPVIRGKNTKVFKDYKNARGDLINQLGEYCSYCEMRIGSSIAVEHILPKAKEQFPDEETNWENLCLACNNCNSTKKGAMDKRWNSSWKHLHITSAKIAARSEFYWIDQDNTFRCVEYSQGGLVTINPSLGIEEQKVAQATIEMVGLDKTPKPDMQMKDRRWINRKDAWDTAEKYLKILRQYNDKESLKQMQDIIVSHAVDKGFFSVWMTVFKDDPEMLKRFIFAFPGTAIDCFDQEGKAIHRPKARI from the coding sequence ATGAGGCCAGTTATTCGAGGTAAGAATACTAAAGTTTTTAAAGATTATAAAAATGCACGAGGAGATTTAATTAATCAACTTGGTGAATACTGTTCTTACTGTGAAATGCGTATTGGCTCATCTATCGCTGTTGAACATATATTACCAAAAGCAAAAGAGCAATTTCCTGATGAAGAAACTAATTGGGAAAATTTGTGTTTAGCTTGTAATAACTGCAATTCAACTAAAAAAGGGGCTATGGATAAGAGATGGAACAGTTCATGGAAACATCTTCACATAACCTCTGCTAAAATAGCCGCTAGAAGTGAATTTTATTGGATTGATCAAGATAATACTTTTCGATGTGTAGAATATAGCCAAGGTGGATTGGTTACGATAAATCCTTCTTTAGGTATTGAAGAACAAAAAGTAGCACAAGCAACTATTGAAATGGTGGGACTTGATAAAACACCTAAGCCTGATATGCAAATGAAAGATCGCCGATGGATAAATCGGAAAGACGCTTGGGATACAGCAGAAAAATATTTAAAAATACTTCGTCAATATAATGATAAAGAATCACTAAAACAAATGCAAGATATCATCGTTAGTCATGCAGTTGATAAGGGATTTTTCTCAGTTTGGATGACAGTATTTAAAGATGATCCTGAAATGCTAAAACGTTTTATTTTTGCATTTCCGGGAACTGCTATAGATTGCTTTGATCAGGAAGGAAAGGCTATTCATCGTCCCAAGGCAAGAATATGA
- a CDS encoding putative toxin-antitoxin system toxin component, PIN family, which translates to MTIPYQIVLDTNVLLSGLISSRGASYRLLTILKDTRWQLNISTTLIFEYEAILKREKDLLTLNDEDIDNIIEAICAIANKRTIFYLWRPIAIDPNDDFIIDLAVESQADFIITYNQKDLKPADKFGIKVVLPK; encoded by the coding sequence ATGACAATTCCATACCAAATTGTATTAGATACAAATGTGCTATTATCAGGACTAATATCAAGTCGTGGCGCATCCTATAGGCTTTTAACAATACTTAAGGATACCCGTTGGCAATTAAATATTTCTACTACCTTAATCTTCGAGTATGAAGCAATTCTCAAACGAGAAAAAGACCTCTTAACTTTAAATGATGAAGATATTGATAACATTATAGAAGCTATTTGTGCCATTGCCAATAAACGTACCATTTTTTATTTATGGCGACCAATAGCCATCGATCCAAATGATGACTTTATCATAGATTTAGCCGTAGAATCACAAGCTGATTTTATTATTACTTACAATCAAAAAGATTTAAAGCCAGCAGATAAATTTGGCATTAAAGTTGTATTACCCAAATAA
- a CDS encoding bifunctional riboflavin kinase/FAD synthetase, whose protein sequence is MLNLSQNGCSVWVASSTELARTPTAIALGKFDGVHIGHQKVIQPVLQSARGEDGRGTGEKIPEGAPIHPSQSSTLPSSSGHIYSTVVTFDPHPQEFFTGQPRALLTPLDEKVQQLRSLGVEQLVLLPFDKELSALSPQDFVAKILVQQLQCQKISVGQDFCFGKKRMGTAQDLQILAAQYNIPVTIVPLQTDTGDLLKNSSCSNTEPIEDGRISTSLIRQTLEAGDIQRANRLLGRPYTLTGVVIPGQQLGRTIGFPTANLQLPKDKFLPLQGVYAVRVIILNETPENLPIQNLGVMNIGNRPTVNGTHSSVEVHLLDWSGDLYGKNLVVQLVKFLRPEQKFPALEALKTQIQLDCTVAREILSTQC, encoded by the coding sequence GTGCTAAATTTGTCTCAAAATGGGTGTTCTGTGTGGGTTGCTTCTTCGACCGAATTGGCTCGAACACCGACTGCGATCGCTCTTGGTAAATTTGATGGTGTTCATATTGGTCATCAAAAGGTAATTCAACCAGTTTTGCAGTCAGCAAGGGGTGAAGATGGGCGAGGAACTGGGGAGAAAATACCAGAAGGCGCACCTATTCATCCTAGTCAATCATCAACTTTGCCATCATCCTCAGGACATATATATTCAACAGTTGTCACCTTTGATCCTCATCCCCAGGAATTTTTTACAGGTCAACCCCGTGCTTTGTTGACACCACTTGATGAAAAAGTTCAACAATTGCGATCGCTTGGAGTAGAACAATTAGTACTATTACCCTTCGACAAAGAACTATCTGCCCTATCACCCCAAGATTTCGTCGCCAAAATCCTCGTCCAACAACTACAATGTCAAAAAATTAGCGTTGGGCAAGATTTCTGTTTTGGGAAAAAGCGCATGGGTACTGCCCAAGATTTGCAAATACTCGCTGCCCAGTACAATATACCTGTAACCATTGTTCCCTTACAAACTGATACAGGCGACTTGCTCAAAAATAGCAGTTGTAGCAATACCGAGCCAATTGAAGATGGTCGCATTAGCACTTCCTTAATTCGCCAAACTTTAGAAGCAGGCGATATTCAACGAGCCAACCGCTTACTAGGAAGACCTTATACACTCACAGGTGTAGTCATACCAGGTCAACAGTTGGGTAGAACCATTGGCTTTCCCACCGCCAACCTGCAACTACCAAAAGATAAATTTTTACCCCTTCAAGGAGTTTATGCAGTGCGGGTGATCATCCTCAACGAAACGCCAGAAAATCTGCCTATACAGAACTTAGGTGTCATGAATATCGGCAATCGCCCCACTGTCAACGGTACTCATTCTTCAGTAGAAGTACACTTGTTAGATTGGTCTGGTGATTTATATGGAAAAAACTTGGTAGTACAGCTAGTAAAATTTTTGCGTCCCGAACAAAAATTTCCTGCCCTAGAAGCCCTAAAAACCCAAATCCAACTTGACTGTACAGTAGCTAGAGAAATTTTGAGTACACAATGCTGA